In one Halorubrum sp. CBA1229 genomic region, the following are encoded:
- a CDS encoding HemK2/MTQ2 family protein methyltransferase: MSDAPKEGGDDAAAESKDTAGDLAARRGVDDAVVYQPAEDSGLLAEAAVESAHGRVLEVGTGSGWVAARIAAERDLDVVASDLNPHAARQARERGVEGVVADLLAPFREDAFDTVCFNPPYLPTDPDNEWGDWMERALSGGESGRELIEPFLADVGRVLAPGGVVLLLVSSLTGYDEVLALIDDAGFDHEVAVEESFPFETLTVLRLDRRE, translated from the coding sequence GTGAGCGACGCTCCGAAAGAGGGGGGAGACGACGCTGCCGCGGAGAGTAAAGACACCGCCGGCGACCTCGCGGCGCGCCGCGGCGTCGACGACGCGGTCGTCTACCAGCCCGCCGAAGACTCCGGGCTCCTCGCCGAGGCCGCGGTCGAGAGCGCGCACGGTCGCGTACTGGAGGTGGGAACCGGCTCCGGCTGGGTCGCGGCGCGGATCGCGGCGGAGCGCGACCTCGACGTGGTCGCCAGCGATCTCAACCCGCACGCGGCCCGACAGGCGCGCGAGCGCGGCGTTGAGGGCGTCGTCGCCGACCTCCTCGCGCCCTTCCGGGAGGATGCGTTCGACACCGTCTGTTTCAACCCGCCGTACCTCCCGACCGACCCCGACAACGAGTGGGGCGACTGGATGGAGCGCGCGCTCTCGGGCGGCGAGTCGGGCCGGGAGCTGATAGAGCCGTTCCTCGCCGACGTGGGGCGCGTCCTCGCGCCGGGGGGGGTCGTCCTGCTGCTCGTCTCCTCGCTGACGGGCTACGACGAGGTGCTCGCGCTGATCGACGACGCCGGCTTCGACCACGAGGTCGCCGTCGAGGAGTCGTTCCCGTTCGAGACGCTCACCGTGCTGCGGCTCGACCGACGGGAGTGA
- a CDS encoding mechanosensitive ion channel family protein — protein sequence MTLADIVLAIAAGSPAVALVSAASSAAPSLSVASLLAGPLPELLTAGGNATGPVGDLYGTLTENVRRTLASALIVGGVLGVRLLTAWAKRRDGDLTSSTRLLLSASVGAATAVGALSLLVVWDRSGALLDAFEAAAITDQLANVVIAVVLLASAYAVTDFLGGVIRQLSADSTVLTDHQEEVVRRLTQLTVYTFALLVVVGLFTDNVGGLLVGAGFLGIVVGMAARQTLGAILAGFVLMFSRPFEVGDWVEVGDHEGTVTEISIMSTRLRSFDGEVVTLPNDDVRSGSIIDRSRRNRLRIEVEVGVDYAADIERAAAVIEEAIGGVEDVASMPEPDVVTKRFDDSAVVLGARYWIRNPSMRKRWRTQTAAMGEIKSALEAAGIIIPFPQQTLSAREEGTSGPQLDASVEGRAATRGGGNRSDGGEQTDESGDEGDDAGTGDDGDAGGDE from the coding sequence ATGACGCTCGCAGACATCGTCCTCGCGATCGCGGCCGGGTCGCCCGCCGTCGCCCTGGTCTCCGCCGCGTCGTCCGCCGCTCCCTCGCTCTCCGTCGCGTCGCTCCTCGCGGGTCCGCTCCCCGAACTCCTGACCGCCGGCGGCAACGCCACCGGCCCCGTCGGCGACCTCTACGGGACCCTGACCGAGAACGTCAGACGCACCCTCGCCTCCGCGCTGATCGTCGGGGGCGTGCTCGGCGTCCGGCTGCTCACCGCGTGGGCGAAGCGGCGGGACGGCGATCTCACCTCGTCCACGCGGCTGCTGCTCTCGGCGTCCGTCGGCGCCGCGACCGCGGTCGGCGCGCTCTCGCTGCTCGTGGTGTGGGACCGGAGCGGGGCGCTGCTCGACGCGTTCGAGGCGGCCGCGATCACGGACCAGCTGGCGAACGTCGTGATCGCGGTGGTACTGTTGGCGAGCGCCTACGCCGTCACCGACTTCCTCGGCGGCGTCATCCGCCAGCTCTCCGCCGATAGCACCGTCCTCACCGACCACCAGGAGGAGGTGGTCCGGCGGCTCACGCAGCTGACGGTGTACACCTTCGCGCTGCTCGTGGTCGTCGGGCTGTTCACCGACAACGTCGGCGGCCTCCTCGTCGGCGCGGGCTTCTTGGGGATCGTGGTCGGGATGGCGGCCCGCCAGACGCTCGGCGCGATCCTCGCCGGGTTCGTGCTCATGTTCTCCCGGCCGTTCGAGGTCGGCGACTGGGTCGAGGTCGGCGACCACGAGGGAACTGTCACGGAGATCTCGATCATGAGCACCCGCCTCCGGTCGTTCGACGGCGAGGTCGTCACGCTCCCGAACGACGACGTGCGGTCGGGGTCGATCATCGACCGCTCGCGCCGGAACCGCCTTCGGATCGAGGTCGAGGTCGGCGTCGACTACGCGGCCGACATCGAGCGCGCGGCGGCGGTGATCGAGGAGGCGATCGGCGGCGTCGAGGACGTGGCCTCGATGCCCGAGCCGGACGTCGTGACGAAGCGGTTCGACGACTCGGCGGTCGTGCTCGGCGCCCGGTACTGGATCCGAAACCCGAGCATGCGGAAGCGCTGGCGCACGCAGACGGCCGCGATGGGCGAGATCAAGTCCGCGCTGGAAGCGGCGGGGATCATCATCCCGTTCCCGCAGCAGACGCTCTCCGCGCGCGAGGAGGGCACGTCCGGCCCGCAGCTCGACGCGTCGGTCGAGGGGCGGGCGGCGACGCGCGGCGGCGGGAACCGGAGCGACGGCGGCGAACAGACCGACGAAAGCGGCGACGAGGGCGACGACGCGGGCACCGGGGACGACGGCGACGCGGGGGGAGACGAGTGA
- a CDS encoding 16S ribosomal RNA methyltransferase A, translating to MTDLSTGEAAAYGDRDPDALARRAGERANPDRDQHFLVDDRVLDRIPGYLPADADASHLLEIGGGAGALTDRLLARVVADDDRDGDADRSDRDADRDAPGRLSVIERDGTFADFLREEFATAVDDGRLDVIEGDALDVDLPPFTACVANLPYGVSSEIAFRLLPEGKPLVLMFQAEFAERMVASAGESEYGRLSVSAQHYAAVEIVERVPKEAFDPQPAVESAVVRCTPRDPDYAVGDEAFFLRFVKALFTQRRKTVRNAIRNTGHISGLDEPEAVVEAADEELLRRRPGTLEPAAFAALAELAREHGSPTEV from the coding sequence ATGACCGACCTATCGACGGGTGAGGCCGCGGCGTACGGGGACCGCGACCCCGACGCCCTCGCGCGGCGCGCCGGGGAGCGCGCGAACCCCGACCGCGACCAGCACTTCCTCGTCGACGACCGCGTGCTCGACCGGATTCCGGGGTACCTCCCGGCGGACGCCGACGCGAGCCACCTGCTGGAGATCGGCGGCGGCGCGGGCGCGCTCACCGACCGGCTGCTGGCGAGGGTCGTCGCCGACGACGACCGCGACGGCGACGCCGACCGCAGCGACCGAGACGCCGATCGGGACGCCCCCGGCCGCCTCTCCGTGATCGAGCGCGACGGGACCTTCGCTGACTTCCTCCGCGAGGAGTTCGCGACCGCGGTCGACGACGGCCGCCTCGACGTGATCGAAGGGGACGCGCTCGACGTCGATCTCCCGCCCTTTACCGCCTGCGTCGCGAACCTCCCGTACGGCGTCTCCTCGGAGATCGCCTTCCGGCTGCTCCCCGAGGGGAAGCCGCTCGTGTTGATGTTTCAGGCCGAGTTCGCCGAGCGCATGGTGGCGTCCGCGGGCGAGTCGGAGTACGGCCGCCTCTCGGTGTCGGCCCAGCACTACGCCGCCGTCGAGATCGTCGAGCGCGTCCCGAAGGAGGCGTTCGACCCCCAGCCCGCCGTCGAGAGCGCCGTCGTCCGGTGCACGCCCCGCGACCCGGACTACGCGGTCGGCGACGAGGCGTTCTTCCTCCGGTTCGTGAAGGCGCTGTTCACCCAGCGGCGCAAGACGGTGCGGAACGCGATCCGGAACACCGGTCACATCTCCGGGCTCGACGAGCCGGAGGCCGTCGTCGAGGCCGCCGACGAGGAGCTGCTCCGCCGGCGACCCGGCACGCTGGAGCCGGCGGCGTTCGCCGCGCTCGCCGAGCTGGCCCGGGAGCACGGCTCGCCGACCGAGGTGTGA